The following are encoded together in the Strongyloides ratti genome assembly S_ratti_ED321, chromosome : 2 genome:
- a CDS encoding 7TM GPCR, serpentine receptor class r (Str) family-containing protein produces MIKKYLNFLKDHNNLITVKTKNIACNLTRTLIFESIVPCILYSIPIIIIIILCITGRNNNIKNIGTLTIRILIIGPLCNSSISIFVNRNNRQNLKEILNNLLCCRNSKNNTVIPDNRFTQRSIKISQFPVSIVRQDSRFALF; encoded by the coding sequence atgataaaaaaatatttaaattttttaaaagatcataataatttaatcactgtaaaaacaaaaaatattgctTGCAACTTAACTAgaacattaatttttgaatctATTGTTCCATGTATTTTATATTCTATtccaattattattataataattttatgtataacaggaagaaataataacattaaaaatattggaaCTTTAACTATAAGAATTCTTATAATTGGACCACTTTGTAATTCAtcaatatcaatttttgtaaatagaAACAACAGGCAAAATttgaaagaaattttaaataatttattatgttgtcgaaattcaaaaaataatactgtTATTCCTGATAATAGGTTTACTCAACgatcaattaaaatttcacAATTTCCAGTTTCTATAGTAAGACAAGATAGTAGATTTGctttgttttaa
- a CDS encoding FAR-17a/AIG1-like protein family-containing protein, translating to MLTIHSYVNLFSILTSKIKFLTTFRDILFHTIIFPVAILTSLMFWGLYIINPELVMPSWAYQQIPGWINHVTHTYPFITVILEIILTKHEIPSSMKKATLLTLTAFTGYILILVHFYLTYNVWLYPIFHYISTITTISILMSTAVLMVILSNIAIYISKTIHSSSFSLSSSTKYKKNI from the exons atgcttACAATTCATTCatatgtaaatttattttcaattttaactTCAAAAATCAAATTCTTGACAACTTTTCGTGACATATTATTTcatacaataatttttccTGTTGCTATT ttGACAAGTTTAATGTTTTGGGGCCTTTATATAATCAATCCAGAATTAGTAATGCCTTCATGGGCATATCAACAGATACCAGGATGGATAAATCATGTTACTCATACTTATCCTTTTATAACAGTTATCcttgaaataatattaactaAACATGAGATACCTTCATCAATGAAAAAGGCAACTCTCCTTACATTGACCGCTTTTACaggatatattttaat ATTggtacatttttatttaacatataatGTTTGGTTATATccaatttttcattatatatcTACGATTACTACGATCAGTATATTAATGTCAACAGCTGTCTTGATGGTTATATTATCTAATATAGCTATTTATATATCCAAAACTATACATTCTTCATCATTCTCATTATCGTCAtctacaaaatataaaaaaaatatataa
- a CDS encoding LP21163p codes for MAFPRMRSGNNRDVDRLVHPNRVIYTKIETLIKSMLDTVDGVPIRTVKSFLSKIPSVFTGQDLIAWIMKHCDVVDLSDALHLAHLIAAHGYLFQIDDHILTVKNDGTFYRFQTPYFWPSNCWEPENTDYAVYLCKRTMQNKAHLELEDFEAENLAKLQKMFSRKWEFVFMQAEAQYKVDKKRDRMERQILDSQERAFWDVHRPVPGCVNTTEVDFRKLSRSGRPKYSNSNNLISTSPGYSQYSTSAVVAHNNSLNNELTNKTGTTSENNPSPSTSLTPRTYSQKPGMRRCTQLHDTLSHEINALQSRLAKNVLRTSKVVENYLQYYERRKIFDPFLVPPSSPGDPFSSQPNPWLSDTVDYWQHDKITGEIATRRLKLWEESYEELLIDSLGRETLQKFLDKEYSGENLRFWWEVQKLRKCASRMVPVLVTEIYNEFIDTNATSPVNIDCKVMDITEENLKNPNRWSFDEAADHIYCLMKNDSYQRFLRSDIYRDLLTQSKKKNSFTLMISRKTSKKVLSSSSLTSSFISRSAKLTLGTTSATSSGIANGLLTTTHLAPPSSDFPLTESSGEIKKSCTTSQPRGNAPGKITRDIGLRFPTIPGFASNVIKRDINNTNNNTQQPITTSIINPPSNSSPSQVTTAAPTATTSSYSIAGQGTTQSSANISTMTTNLNQIALSSSQSFSQQYGGTYVKNSNITSTTSNIMLSSEPKDSSVKSTSPNITKINYVNDTNQQKKLSTINPFS; via the exons ATGGCATTTCCAAGAATGCGATCTGGTAATAATCGAGATGTTGATCGGTTAGTTCACCCAAATAGGgttatttatacaaaaatagaaacattaataaaaagtatgcTTGATACTGTTGATGGTGTACCTATAAGAACAGTTAAATCTTTTCTCTCAAAAATACCATCTGTCTTTACGGGTCAAGATTTAATTGCATGGATTATGAAACATTGTGATGTTGTGGATTTATCTGATGCATTACATCTAGCACACCTTATTGCTGCACATggatatttatttcaaattgaTGATCATATTCTTACTGTTAAAAATGATGGTACATTTTATAGATTTCAAACACCATATTTTTGGCCTTCCAATTGTTGGGAACCTGAAAATACAGATTATGCTGTATATTTATGCAAAAGAACAATGCAAAATAAGGCGCACCTTGAATTAGAAGATTTTGAAGCAGAAAATTTAgcaaaattacaaaaaatgttttctaGAAAATGGGAATTTGTATTTATGCAAGCTGAGGCACAATATAAAGTTGATAAAAAACGTGATAGAATGGAAAGGCAAATTTTAGATAGTCAAGAAAGAGCATTTTGGGATGTTCATAGGCCTGTACCAGGTTGTGTTAATACAACAGAAGTtgattttagaaaattatcTAGATCAGGAAGACCAAAATATAGtaattctaataatttaatatcaaCATCGCCTGGATATTCACAATATTCAACCTCTGCAGTTGTTGCTCACaataattcattaaataatgaattaacTAATAAAACAGGTACCACTTCTGAAAATAATCCATCACCATCAACATCTTTAACTCCAAGAACATATAGTCAAAAACCTGGAATGAGACGTTGTACACAATTACATGATACATTATCACATGAG ATAAATGCCTTACAATCACGTTTGGCTAAAAATGTCTTAAGAACATCAAAAGTagttgaaaattatttacaatattatgaaagaagaaaaatttttgatcCATTTCTTGTTCCACCATCTTCTCCTGGTGATCCATTTTCATCTCAACCAAATCCATGGCTTTCAGATACTGTTGATTATTGGCAACATGATAAAATTACCGGTGAAATAGCAACAAGAAGATTAAAACTTTGGGAAGAAAGTTATGAAGAATTATTAATTGATTCTCTCGGAAGAGAaacattacaaaaatttttagacaAAGAATATTCTGGTGAAAATTTACGTTTTTGGTGGGAAGtacaaaaattaagaaaatgcGCTTCTAGGATGGTTCCTGTACTTGTAAcagaaatatataatgaattTATTGATACTAATGCAACATCTCCTGTTAATATTGATTGTAAAGTTATGGATATAACAGaggaaaatttaaaaaatcctAATAGATGGAGTTTTGATGAAGCAGCAGatcatatttattgtttaatgaaaaatgatAGTTATCAAAGATTTTTACGTAGTGATATTTATAGAGATCTTTTAACACAATCAAAGAAAAAA AATTCATTTACCTTGATGATCAGCCGAAAGACATCCAAGAAAGTGCTTTCATCAAGTTCCTTAACCTCATCATTTATTTCGCGGTCAGCGAAATTGACGTTAGGAACAACCAGTGCAACCTCTAGTGGTATTGCAAATGGTCTCCTAACTACTACACACCTGGCTCCACCATCATCAGATTTTCCATTAACTGAATCATCTGGAGAGATCAAAAAATCGTGTACCACATCCCAACCACGTGGTAAC gcACCTGGAAAAATTACCAGAGACATTGGATTACGTTTTCCAACTATACCTGGATTTGCAtctaatgttattaaaagagacataaataatacaaataataatacacaACAACCAATTACAACTTCAATTATAAATCCTCCTAGTAATTCATCACCGTCTCAAGTAACTACAGCTGCACCTACAGCTACAACCAGTAGTTATAGTATTGCCGGACAAGGAACAACACAGTCTTCCGCAAATATTTCTACTATGACAACAAATCTTAATCAAATAGCATTATCATCAAGTCAAAGTTTTTCTCAACAATATGGTGGTacttatgttaaaaatagtaaCATAACATCAACTACATCAAATATAATGTTATCATCAGAACCTAAAGATTCATCTGTAAAAAGTACCTCTCccaatataacaaaaattaactaTGTAAATGATAcaaatcaacaaaaaaaattatctactATAAATCCCTTCTcttga